The window ATCTACGAGGCGTTCTGCGCCGAGCTGGCCGCCCTTGCCGAACAGGCGGTGGTCGATGACGGCATGAAGCAGGGGACCACGATTGGCCCGATCCAGAACAAGGCACAGTTCGACAAAATCAAGAGCTTCCTGGAAGACGCCCGCGCCTGCGGCCGGATCATTGCCGGCGGCACAGTCAAACACGGTCCCGGCTATTTCGTGCGCCCGACCATCGTGCGCGATGTGACCGACGGGCAGAAGATCGTCGACGAGGAGCAGTTCGGGCCGATCCTGCCGGTGATCCGGTTCGACAATATCGACGACGTGATTGCCCGCGCCAATGCCTCCGATTACGGGCTGGGCGGTTCGGTGCATTCCGGCGATACCGCCAAGGCAGCGGAAATCGCCGGGCGCATCGACTCCGGCACCGTCTGGGTGAACCAGCAGCTGAACATCGGCCCGCATATCCCGATGGCCGGGTTCAAGGGCTCCGGTCTCGGCGTCGAGCAATCGGTCGAGGGGCTGGCCGAATACACCCAGATGCAGGTGATCAACGTCGCCCGCGGCTGATCTTCCAACCCGAAACCCGGCCGGGCTGTCCCCGCGGCGGCCCGGCCCGCACTGCCAAGCAGAGACCATCCATGACCGATCCGCATTCCAGCCTCACCACCCCCGCCAATGGCCTGTCCCATGTCCGCGGGCCCGCGCAGCCGCCGCTGCAGCACATCACCATCCCGGACCTGCTGCGGCAGGCGGTTGACCGGCATGGCAGCCGCGAAGCGCTGGTCTTTGCCGCCGCCGGGCTCCGGCTGACCTATGCCGAACTGGCGCAAAAGGCGGATGAGTTGGCGGCGGGCCTGCTGGAGCTGGGGGTCGCCAAGGGCGACCGGGTCGGCATCTGGTCCCCCAACCGCTGCGAATGGGTGCTGACGCAGTTTGCCACCGCCCGGATCGGCGCCATTCTGGTGACGATCAATCCGGCCTACCGGCTGGCGGAGCTGGAATATGCGCTCAACAAAACCGGCTGCAAGGTGCTGATCGCGGCGGAACGCTTCAAAAGCTCCAACTACCTGGGGATGATCCGCGAACTGGCGCCCGAGCTGGCAAGCGCCGCCCCCGGCCAGCTGGCGGCGGCACGGCTGCCCGCCCTGCGCCATGCGGTGGTCATGGCGCCAGACCCCGGCCCCGGCATCCTGCCCTTCGAGACCCTGCAGGCGATGGGCGCGGGCGCCGGCCCGGCGGCGCTGGACGCACTCAGCGCCGGCCTGACACCGGAGGAGGCGATCAACATCCAGTTCACCTCCGGCACCACCGGCCTGCCCAAGGGCGCGACGCTCACCCACTTCAACATCGTCAACAACGCCCGTTTCGTCACCAGCCGCATCAATCTGACCGCGGCCGACCGGCTGCTGATCCCGGTGCCGCTTTATCATTGCTTCGGCATGGTGATGGGGGTTCTGGGGGCGGTCTCCAAGGGCGCCGCGATGATCTTTGCGGATGAGGCGTTCGAGCCGGCCGCCGTGCTGGATACCGCCGCCGCCGAACGCGCCACCGCGCTCTATGGCGTGCCGACCATGTTTGTCGCCATGCTGCAGGAGCTGGACCGCGCCCCGCGCGACATCTCCTCCTTACGCACCGGCATCATGGCCGGCGCCCCCTGCCCGATCGAGATCATGCGCCGGGTCAGCCGCGACATGCACATGGATGAGGTGACGATCTGCTACGGCATGACCGAAACCGCGCCGGTCTCCTTCCAGAGCTTCACCACCGACCCCGCAGAGAAACGCTGCACCACCGTCGGCCGCGTGCATCCGCATCTGGAGGTGAAAGCCGTGGACCCCGAAGGCCGCACCGTTCCCGCGGGCGAGCGCGGCGAGCTGCTGGTGCGCGGCTATTCGGTCATGCAGGGCTATTGGGACGATGCCGCTGCCACGGCGGCCGCCGCCACGGACGGCTGGATGCGCACCGGCGACCTTGCCACCATCGACGCAGAGGGGTTCTGCAGCATCACCGGGCGGCTCAAGGACATGATCATCCGCGGCGGCGAGAACATTTACCCGCGCGAAATCGAGGACTTCCTGCTCCGCCACCCCGGCATCGGCGATGCCCAGGTCTTTGGCGTGCCGGACAAGACATTCGGCGAACAGATCTGCGCCTGGGTCGTTCCCGCCCCCGGCGCCGCCCTCACCGAGGACGCGGTGCTGGACCATTGCCGCGGCCAGATCGCGCATTTCAAGATCCCGCACTATCTGCGCCTCGTGCCGGAACTGCCGATGACCGTTACCGGCAAGCCGCAGAAGTTCCGGATGCAGCAGGAGATGATCCGCCAGCTGGAGCTCTGACGCCGCGGCGTCCCGTGCCGCAATCCGGCCCGCTGCCTCGACAAGCTGCGGCAAAGCGGCGATAGTCCGCTGTGCCTTCCTCAGAACAGCGGCGAGTATGACAGACACAGATTTGGCCCGGCTGACCGATCCGCTCGCATGCGCCAGCATCCTCATCGTCGATGACGAGCCCGGCATGCGCAACTTTCTGGTCAAGACCCTGCGCCCGCTGTGCCGGCTGGTGGACGAGGCCGAAAACACCGTAGCCGCCGCCGCGCTGCTCAGCACCCGGCAGTACGACGTGATGATCCTCGACAACATCATGCCCGGCCAGAAGGGGCTCGACTGGCTGGCAGAGCAGCGCCGCGACGGCGGCTTCACCGACACCATCCTGATCACCGCCTATGCCGATCTGCAAACCGCCATCGACGCGCTGCGCGCCGGGGCCTCGGATTTCGTGCTGAAGCCGTTCCGCTCCAACCAGATCCTCAACGCCCTGCGCCGCTGCCTTGAGACCGCCCGGCTGAAACGCGAAAACATGCTGCTGCGGCGCGAGCTGGAAGCCACCGGCGTCGGGCGGCGGCGGCGGCGCGAGCTGGTCGGCACCTCGCCCGCCATCGCCCGGGTCTGCGCCCTGCTCGACCGGGTGGCGCAGGTCTCCACCCCGGTGCTGATCACCGGCGCCTCCGGCACCGGCAAGGAGGTCGCCGCGCGCCACCTGCACGCGCTCTCCAGCCGCGCCGGGGCGCCCTTTGTGCCGGTGCAATGCGGCGCCATACCGGCGGATGTGATCGAATACGAGCTGTTCGGCCACGCCCCCGGCGCCTTCCCCGGTGCGCCTGCAGGCCGCGAGGGCCTGCTGGCCTCGGCGCAGGGCGGCACCGTGTTCCTGGACGAGATCAGCGAGCTCAGCCCCTCGGCCCAGGGGGCGCTGCTGCGGGTCCTGGAGGACGGCCGCATCCGCCCGATCGGCACCGAGCGCGCGGTGCAGCTGGACCTGCGCTTCGTGATGAGCTCAAGCCGCCCGCTGGCCGAAGCCGTCGCCGCCGGCCGGTTCCGCGAGGACCTGCTGTTCCGCATCAACGTGATCGAAGTGCCGATGCCGCCCCTGCGCGAGCGCGGCCCCGACATTGTCGAACTGGCCGACCTGTTCCTGGCCGAGATCGCCGCCCAGCTGCAGCTGCCGCCGCTGGAGCTGCCCGCCGGCGTCAAATCCGCCCTGCTGCGGCACGGATGGCCGGGCAACATCCGCGAGCTGCGGAATTTCGTCGAGCGCTCGCTGATCTTCGGCAGCTTTTCCCTCGACACGCTGGCGCCGCCCCGGCCCGCCGCCGCCATCCTGCCGCTGGAAGAGGTCGAGCGCCGCGAGATCCTGCAGGCGCTGGAGGCGGTCGGCGGCAACCGCAGCGAAGCGGCGCGGCAGCTGGGAGTTTCGCGCAAGACCATCGACCGCAAATGCGCAGCCTGGGGGCTCTGAGCCATGCGCCGCCTGCGCCCGCTGCTGCAATCCGTCCGGGTCCGGCTGCTGGTGATCGCGCTGCTGCCGATGCTGGTGCTGATGCCGCTGCTGCTGGGCATCGCCACCTGGCGCTGGTCGGACAAGATCGACGGGCTGCTGATCAGCAAGGTGACCGGCGACCTGACCATCGCCGACCAGTACCTGGCCCGGCTGATCGCCACCTCGGGCGAGCAGCTGGACGCGGTGGCGCAATCCGTCCGCTTCCGCGAGGCGCTGGCGGCGGGTGGCACCGCCGGTTTCCTGGCCCGGGAACAGGACCGGCTCGGCCTTGATTTCCTCTATCTCGCGGACCCTGGGGGGCGGCCCGGATTTGCCCCTGCGGACTGGCCCGTACTGGACAGCGCCCTGGGCGGCCAGTGGCACAGCGCCGTCGACATTCTGGACGCCGCGCAGCTTGACACGCTGGCCCCCGGCCTCGCCGCCCGCGCCGCCATCCCGCTGGTCGCGACCGAAGCGGCCGTGCCGACCAGCCGCAGCAGTGAAACCCGCGGCATGGTCATCCATTCGGCGGCGCCGGTGACGCTGCCGGACGGCCGCCGCGCACTGCTGGCCGGCGGGCGGCTGCTGAACCGCAATCTCGACTTCATCGACACCATCAACGCGCTGGTCTACCGCGCGCAAAGCCTGCCGGAGGGCAGCCAGGGCACCGCCACGCTGTTTCTCGAGGACGTGCGGATCTCGACCAACGTGCGGCTGTTCGAAAACGTGCGCGCCCTCGGCACCCGGGTCTCGGCCGAGGTGCGCGGCCGGGTGCTGGGCCGCGGCGACATCTGGCTCGACCGGGCCTTTGTGGTGAACGACTGGTACATCTCCGCCTATGAGCCGATCCTCGACAGCCGCGGCCACCGGGCCGGCATGCTCTATGTCGGCTTTCTGGAAACCCCGTTCCGCCAGGCCAAACGCCAATCGGTGCTGGCGCTCGGGGGCGCCTTCCTGCTGATCGCGGCGCTGTCGGTGCCGATCTTCCTGCGGTGGGCCGGGCGCATCTTCCGCCCGCTCGAAGGCATGACCCAGACCATCGCCCGGGTCGAGCAGGGCGACCTCGCCGCCCGCAACCGCCTGCAGGAGGACAGCGGCGAGATTGCCCGGGTGGCGTCGCATTTCAACAGCCTGCTGGACCAGGTGCAGGAGCGCGACCGGCAATTGCGCCACTGGGGCGAAAGCCTCGAGGCCAAGGTCGAGGAACGCACCGCCGACCTGCGCGAGGCGAACCGGCGGCTGGAGCGGACCACCGAACGGCTGATCGTCTCCGAGAAGCTCGCCGCCGTGGGCGAGATCACCGCCTCGGTCGCGCATGAGATCAACAACCCGGTGGCGGTGATCCAGGGCAACCTTGACCTCGCCCGCACCGTGCTGGGCGATCAGGCCCGCCCGGTCGAGGAGGAGTTCCGGCTGATCGATGATCAGGTCTACCGGATCGGCGTGATCGTCTCCAAGCTGCTGCAGTTCGCCCGGCCCGAGGAATATTCCGGCGCCGCCGGGCTGATCTCCCCGGCCGAGGTGCTGTCCGACTGCCTGGTGCTGACCCGCCACCAGATCGAGGCCGCGGGCGTCACGGCAGAAACCCGCCTGACCAGCACCGGCGAAGTGCGGATGTCGCGCACCGAACTGCAGCAGGTTCTGGTCAACCTGATCCTCAACGCGGTGCAGGCGATGCCCGGCGGCGGCCGCCTGACCCTGACCGCCGAGGATGCCCCGGACGGCGTGCTGCTGACAGCCCGGGACACCGGCACCGGCATCCCGCCGGAGGTCCTGAGCCGCATCTTCGATCCCTTCTTCACCACCAAGCAGGCGCAGGGCACCGGGCTGGGCCTGTCGATCAGCCACCAGCTGGTGAGTCGCGCAGGCGGCCGCATCAGCGCGCAGTCGCAGCCCGGACAGGGCAGCCGGTTCGAAATTTTTCTGCCCTCGCCTGCCGCCGCCTGATCCGGACAATATGGCGCAGATTTGCGGCACACCGCCGCCAGGGTGCAGACAGAATGTCCCGCAACTCGTGGCACAGGGTTGCCACTCCCGGACAAAGTGACCTAATAAGTTATTGTTATTGCTAAATTATTCATTTGACAGCTGGGCCAGTTCTCCGCCTTTGTCAAGCTACGGCGCATTGCCGCACGCCATTCCGGACAGCCGCAATAGGAGGTTGCAGCCGCCGGAACAGCACTAGGGAGGACACCATATGAGCAACCGATCACCCGGCCGGCTGGGTTTTCTGCACAAGGATCACATCACCGCCAAACCCGGCTTCAACCGCTGGCGGGTGCCGCCGGCATCCATCGCCATCCACCTCTGCATCGGCTCGGTCTATGCCTGGTCGGTGTTCAACCCGCCGCTGACCCGCGAACTGGGGGTGGTCGCCTCCAGCGCCGACGACTGGAGCCTGGCCTCGGTGGTCTGGATCTTCTCGGTGGCCATCGTCTGCCTCGGGCTGGCCGCGGCCTTTGCCGGCAAATGGCTGGAAGAGGTCGGCCCCCGCCTGGTCGGCGTGGTTGCGGCCCTGCTGTGGGGCGGCGGTTTCATTGTCGGCTCCTTCGGCATCTCCAGCCATCAGCTGTGGCTGGTCTACCTCGGCTACGGCGTGCTGGGCGGCTGCGGCCTGGGGCTCGGCTACGTGTCGCCGGTCTCGACCCTGATCCGCTGGTTCCCCGACCGCCGCGGCATGGCCACCGGCATGGCCATCATGGGCTTCGGCGGCGGCGCCATGATCGCGGCGCCGGTCAAGGGCTGGCTGCTGGATCTCTATGAAACCGCCCCCGCCTATCTTGGCGCCAAGGACACCGTGCAGACCGTGGTCGAGAACGGCCGGGTGTTTGCGGAAACCGCGCAGGGCAAAATCGAGGTGGTGATCGCCAGCGCCGCCCAGGCTGCCGAGTTCGGCGGCGAGGCCGGCGCCTATGCGGTCGGCACCGGCAGCACCGGCGCGGCGCAGACCTTCATGACCCTCGGCATCGTCTATTTCGTGGTGATGTTGCTGGCCGCCTTCCAGTACCGGGTGCCCGCCAAGGATTGGGCGCCGGAGGGCTGGCAGCCGAAACCCGCCGCCTCGGGGCTGGTGACGCAGAACGACGTGCATATCGACCAGGCCCTGAAGACGCCGCAGTTCTGGCAGCTGTGGGTGATGCTGTGCTTCAACGTGACCGCGGGCATCGGCGTGATCGGGGTGGCCAAGACGATGATGTCCGAGATCTTCGGCTCGGTGATGCCGCTGGTGGCAACCGCCGCCTTCGCCTCGACCTACGTGCTGATGATTTCCGTGTTCAACATGGTCGGGCGGTTCTTCTGGGCCTCCGCCTCGGACTACATCGGGCGCAAGGCCACCTATATGTGCTTCTTCGTGCTGGGCACCGCGCTGTATCTGTCGATCCCCTATTTCGCCTCTGCCGCTGCGGCCAATCCGTCGCTGATCTATCTGGCGGGCTTCTACCTGGCGACGATGCTGATATTCTCGATGTACGGCGGCGGCTTTGCCACCATCCCGGCCTATCTGGCCGACATGTTCGGCACCATGCATGTCGGCGGCATCCACGGGCGGCTGCTGACCGCCTGGTCGACTGCCGGCGTGCTGGGACCGCTGGCCATCACCTCGCTGCGGCAGATGTCGGTGACCAGCGCGGTTCAGGATCTGGCCGCCAAAGTGGACCCGGCAGCCTTTGCCGCAAAGTTCGGCGCGCCGGTGGCCCAGCTGGATCAGCTGACCGCGGCCAAGACCGTGACCATCGCCAAACTGATGGAGATCGCTCCGGCCGGCACCGTGGATCCGACTCCCGGCCTCTACAATACCACGATGTATTGCATGGCGGCACTGCTGGCGGTGGCGTTCTTCGCCAACCTGCTGATGCGCCCGGTGAAAGAGCATCACCACCATGATGAGCCGGAACTGCAGGCCGTTCCCGGCGAATGACCCCCCGCCGGGGCGCTCCAGGCGCCCCGGCACCATGCCCGGACTGCGCCGCGCCTGCTGCCAGCTGCGGCCGGCGGATTTCCCCAGGACATACGCAGATGTGCCAGCCCCGCCGCAGGGCCTCTGCCCCTAAAGCGATGCCGCGGCGCGGCTGGCCTGATCGTAATGGCCGGACAGCGCCCGCAGGCTGCGGGCCAGTTCCCGCAGGTCCTGGCCTGGCAGATCGGACCCCGCCAGACCATCCAGCAGGCATTGACGCCGCACATCGCGGTACGCCGCGCACAGCTCCGCACCCTCGGGCGATGTGCGGTAGAACACTTCCTTGCCGCGCTTTTCCGAGGCCAGCAGCCCGGCCTTCAGCAGCTTGCGCAGCCCGTAGTTCACCGTGTGGCTGTCCTCGATGTTCAAAAGGAAGCAGATGTCGGACAGGCGCTTGTCCTTGCCGCGGTGGTTGACGTTGTGCAGGATCAGGATTTCCAGCGGGTTGAGATCGGGCTGGCCGGCCGCCGCCATGCAGCGGGCGGTCCAGCGCGAAAAGGCATTGAAGGCGACGATCAGCCCGTATTCCAGTTCCGACATTTCCCAGCCCTCACCCTCGGCCAGGTGGCGGGAGGAGACGATTCGGCGGCCGTCCGGTTGGTTTTCAGCCATCAGTTGACCCTTCCTTATTGATAAAACCCCGGCGTTTTATCTGTGTGTGATCATAAAAATGCAAAGTTTCAGGGAGATCAAGCGGGCTTGCGGCTTACCTTAGCATAACGTTGACATTTTGTCAGCGTTATGGGTATAAAGTGGTAATAAACCGCATTGGGAGGATAAAATGCAGATCACGCGAATGCTGGGCGGCGCGGCCGTCCTGGTTGCCGGGCTGACAGTTTCGGCGCAAGCCGCGACCTGGGACATGCCGACGCCCTATCCGGACGCCACGTTCCACACCAAGAACATCGCTGAGTTTGCCAGCGACGTTGCCGAGGCGACCGATGGCGGGCTGGAAATCAAGGTGCATTCGGCGGGCTCGCTGTTC of the Leisingera thetidis genome contains:
- a CDS encoding AMP-binding protein; translation: MTDPHSSLTTPANGLSHVRGPAQPPLQHITIPDLLRQAVDRHGSREALVFAAAGLRLTYAELAQKADELAAGLLELGVAKGDRVGIWSPNRCEWVLTQFATARIGAILVTINPAYRLAELEYALNKTGCKVLIAAERFKSSNYLGMIRELAPELASAAPGQLAAARLPALRHAVVMAPDPGPGILPFETLQAMGAGAGPAALDALSAGLTPEEAINIQFTSGTTGLPKGATLTHFNIVNNARFVTSRINLTAADRLLIPVPLYHCFGMVMGVLGAVSKGAAMIFADEAFEPAAVLDTAAAERATALYGVPTMFVAMLQELDRAPRDISSLRTGIMAGAPCPIEIMRRVSRDMHMDEVTICYGMTETAPVSFQSFTTDPAEKRCTTVGRVHPHLEVKAVDPEGRTVPAGERGELLVRGYSVMQGYWDDAAATAAAATDGWMRTGDLATIDAEGFCSITGRLKDMIIRGGENIYPREIEDFLLRHPGIGDAQVFGVPDKTFGEQICAWVVPAPGAALTEDAVLDHCRGQIAHFKIPHYLRLVPELPMTVTGKPQKFRMQQEMIRQLEL
- a CDS encoding sigma-54-dependent transcriptional regulator, translating into MTDTDLARLTDPLACASILIVDDEPGMRNFLVKTLRPLCRLVDEAENTVAAAALLSTRQYDVMILDNIMPGQKGLDWLAEQRRDGGFTDTILITAYADLQTAIDALRAGASDFVLKPFRSNQILNALRRCLETARLKRENMLLRRELEATGVGRRRRRELVGTSPAIARVCALLDRVAQVSTPVLITGASGTGKEVAARHLHALSSRAGAPFVPVQCGAIPADVIEYELFGHAPGAFPGAPAGREGLLASAQGGTVFLDEISELSPSAQGALLRVLEDGRIRPIGTERAVQLDLRFVMSSSRPLAEAVAAGRFREDLLFRINVIEVPMPPLRERGPDIVELADLFLAEIAAQLQLPPLELPAGVKSALLRHGWPGNIRELRNFVERSLIFGSFSLDTLAPPRPAAAILPLEEVERREILQALEAVGGNRSEAARQLGVSRKTIDRKCAAWGL
- a CDS encoding sensor histidine kinase, which gives rise to MRRLRPLLQSVRVRLLVIALLPMLVLMPLLLGIATWRWSDKIDGLLISKVTGDLTIADQYLARLIATSGEQLDAVAQSVRFREALAAGGTAGFLAREQDRLGLDFLYLADPGGRPGFAPADWPVLDSALGGQWHSAVDILDAAQLDTLAPGLAARAAIPLVATEAAVPTSRSSETRGMVIHSAAPVTLPDGRRALLAGGRLLNRNLDFIDTINALVYRAQSLPEGSQGTATLFLEDVRISTNVRLFENVRALGTRVSAEVRGRVLGRGDIWLDRAFVVNDWYISAYEPILDSRGHRAGMLYVGFLETPFRQAKRQSVLALGGAFLLIAALSVPIFLRWAGRIFRPLEGMTQTIARVEQGDLAARNRLQEDSGEIARVASHFNSLLDQVQERDRQLRHWGESLEAKVEERTADLREANRRLERTTERLIVSEKLAAVGEITASVAHEINNPVAVIQGNLDLARTVLGDQARPVEEEFRLIDDQVYRIGVIVSKLLQFARPEEYSGAAGLISPAEVLSDCLVLTRHQIEAAGVTAETRLTSTGEVRMSRTELQQVLVNLILNAVQAMPGGGRLTLTAEDAPDGVLLTARDTGTGIPPEVLSRIFDPFFTTKQAQGTGLGLSISHQLVSRAGGRISAQSQPGQGSRFEIFLPSPAAA
- a CDS encoding OFA family MFS transporter, with the translated sequence MSNRSPGRLGFLHKDHITAKPGFNRWRVPPASIAIHLCIGSVYAWSVFNPPLTRELGVVASSADDWSLASVVWIFSVAIVCLGLAAAFAGKWLEEVGPRLVGVVAALLWGGGFIVGSFGISSHQLWLVYLGYGVLGGCGLGLGYVSPVSTLIRWFPDRRGMATGMAIMGFGGGAMIAAPVKGWLLDLYETAPAYLGAKDTVQTVVENGRVFAETAQGKIEVVIASAAQAAEFGGEAGAYAVGTGSTGAAQTFMTLGIVYFVVMLLAAFQYRVPAKDWAPEGWQPKPAASGLVTQNDVHIDQALKTPQFWQLWVMLCFNVTAGIGVIGVAKTMMSEIFGSVMPLVATAAFASTYVLMISVFNMVGRFFWASASDYIGRKATYMCFFVLGTALYLSIPYFASAAAANPSLIYLAGFYLATMLIFSMYGGGFATIPAYLADMFGTMHVGGIHGRLLTAWSTAGVLGPLAITSLRQMSVTSAVQDLAAKVDPAAFAAKFGAPVAQLDQLTAAKTVTIAKLMEIAPAGTVDPTPGLYNTTMYCMAALLAVAFFANLLMRPVKEHHHHDEPELQAVPGE
- a CDS encoding winged helix DNA-binding protein: MAENQPDGRRIVSSRHLAEGEGWEMSELEYGLIVAFNAFSRWTARCMAAAGQPDLNPLEILILHNVNHRGKDKRLSDICFLLNIEDSHTVNYGLRKLLKAGLLASEKRGKEVFYRTSPEGAELCAAYRDVRRQCLLDGLAGSDLPGQDLRELARSLRALSGHYDQASRAAASL